The following proteins come from a genomic window of Peptococcaceae bacterium:
- a CDS encoding prepilin peptidase, translating to METAMIAAAALAAWHDAKTREIPDWITLTLILAGIVFSLVDLGLGLTAATLFLGCILCELCYRLNALGGGDLKLLLGLALTGGPLYGLAVFYASLLAALPLFFFYMVKDKMTNPRVPYAIAILAGVLWVSGKGVP from the coding sequence ATGGAAACGGCCATGATAGCCGCCGCGGCGCTGGCGGCTTGGCATGACGCCAAAACAAGGGAAATCCCGGACTGGATCACGCTGACATTGATCCTGGCCGGGATTGTTTTTTCCCTGGTTGACCTGGGCTTGGGGCTTACGGCGGCTACTCTGTTCTTGGGATGTATCCTCTGTGAGCTTTGCTACCGTCTCAATGCCTTGGGCGGCGGGGACTTGAAATTATTGTTGGGTTTAGCCCTGACGGGAGGGCCGTTGTATGGTCTGGCGGTATTTTACGCCAGCCTTTTGGCGGCCCTGCCGCTTTTTTTCTTCTATATGGTTAAGGACAAGATGACAAATCCCCGTGTACCCTACGCCATAGCTATTCTGGCAGGGGTTTTATGGGTTTCTGGGAAGGGGGTGCCTTAA